A stretch of Spirochaeta cellobiosiphila DSM 17781 DNA encodes these proteins:
- a CDS encoding DnaJ domain-containing protein — protein MDNYYQILGIPYGSTKDQIQRAFKKLALQYHPDTSDKDYDKSRYLLISEAYEVLSDAQQKKQYDYLLRNQKQAIPVKELDNQIRYDQLMNVYLWDMEDILHNLSANQLIWKFKGKTLGQKFVEMLFFLDLWILSPVTFRDPFPNTHPSKMALESYFYDLRRRIDKKLRQMSDKQLMEYIPYWQRSYQECFFEACRHSAHYLYYLSNWLKGELIEFPDFTFKDQILAIKSQ, from the coding sequence ATGGATAATTATTATCAAATATTAGGAATTCCTTATGGTTCAACAAAGGACCAAATACAAAGGGCTTTTAAAAAATTAGCCTTACAATATCATCCTGACACAAGTGACAAAGACTATGATAAAAGTCGTTATTTATTGATCTCCGAAGCTTATGAAGTCCTTTCTGATGCTCAACAAAAGAAACAATATGACTATCTCCTTCGTAACCAGAAGCAAGCAATTCCTGTTAAGGAGTTGGATAATCAAATTAGATACGACCAACTCATGAATGTCTATCTGTGGGATATGGAAGATATACTCCATAATCTTAGTGCGAATCAATTGATATGGAAGTTTAAAGGAAAAACCCTTGGACAAAAATTTGTTGAAATGCTTTTCTTTTTAGATCTATGGATCTTATCACCTGTGACCTTCAGAGACCCTTTTCCCAACACTCATCCCAGTAAAATGGCCTTAGAAAGTTACTTCTATGATCTACGTAGACGTATAGATAAAAAGTTGAGACAGATGAGTGATAAACAATTAATGGAATACATTCCCTATTGGCAACGGTCTTATCAGGAATGTTTCTTTGAAGCCTGCCGTCATTCAGCCCACTATCTGTATTATTTGAGTAATTGGTTAAAGGGAGAACTCATCGAGTTTCCGGATTTTACTTTTAAAGACCAAATTCTAGCTATTAAATCTCAATAA
- a CDS encoding glycoside hydrolase family 3 protein, whose protein sequence is MNPYYLDLDKYAELAREIIAEGIVLLNNEDNILPLKKQTRLSIFGRSVFHYYKSGLGSGGLVNTRYTIGIKEALEKETDLIINQQLMDHYSQWIEENPFDEGEGWGKVPWSQKEMPLSDALVKEAREQSDVAIIVIGRTGGEDQDTKNEPGSYRLTDVELDMLDKVHKHFTQTIILLNTGNVIDMSWVDKYHPKGVLYVWQGGQEGGYGVADILSGRVSPSGRLSMSITKEVEDNPAHNNFGSLERNIYEEDIYVGYRYYETFDKDVIRYPFGYGLSYTDFSINDFSFDVNQKTVLAKCKVHNIGEAPSKEVVQIYCEAPQGRLGKPAKVLVDFGKTEIIPVNGSVDMEFSIPFDRFASYDEKTSAYVLEEGRYRFYVGSHIRATELIGEWTSPYTVVEQWEEACAPVVAFDRLKAISKNGVLTPVKEATPLRKVNLDERISSQRPEELEYLGNKNNSLTDVLNHKIGLDQFIQQLSDEDLACLVRGEGMCSPKATPGVASAFGGLTKGLREKGIPVACTADGPSGIRMDCGTKAFSLPNGTLIGCTFNERLLEELFEMLGKELRRNKIDTILGPGLNIHRHVLNGRNFEYFSEDPLLTGRLASAELRGLHKSQVTGTIKHFVANNQEAGRQTADSVVSERALREIYLKGFEIAVREGQARSVMTSYGPVNGIWTASNYDLCTQILRKEWGFKGIVMTDWWAALNFEGEPASRSNSAAMVRAQNDLYMCVNDAESNSGGDNTISMLEEGVITRSELQRNARNILGFILNSLSMLHYTNAISKEELEGLNSEEDDEFDPSSLEYHYGEGPELIVDASVISTNKGQHELFGICLAINGTYDLVVRYKSDLTELAQLPISLYIDNVNKGTISLNGTQGEWKEAVHHIGHLFGPNHFIKLYFGVTGLKLDNLKFQLVEETKPFG, encoded by the coding sequence TTGAATCCCTATTATTTAGATCTTGATAAATATGCTGAATTAGCTCGTGAAATAATTGCTGAGGGGATTGTCTTATTAAACAATGAAGATAACATATTGCCTCTCAAAAAACAGACACGACTGTCTATCTTTGGACGGAGTGTTTTTCATTACTACAAATCAGGTTTGGGTTCTGGTGGGCTAGTTAATACTCGCTACACTATTGGTATAAAAGAAGCTTTAGAAAAAGAAACGGACCTTATCATAAATCAACAATTGATGGACCATTATAGCCAATGGATTGAAGAGAATCCTTTTGATGAAGGAGAAGGTTGGGGGAAAGTTCCCTGGTCTCAAAAGGAGATGCCCCTTAGTGATGCGCTTGTGAAAGAAGCAAGGGAACAATCTGATGTGGCCATAATTGTCATTGGCAGAACTGGTGGAGAAGATCAGGACACTAAGAATGAACCGGGAAGTTATCGCTTAACTGATGTGGAATTGGACATGTTAGATAAGGTGCACAAACATTTTACTCAAACCATCATCCTTCTTAACACAGGTAATGTGATAGATATGTCATGGGTAGACAAATACCATCCCAAAGGGGTTCTCTATGTGTGGCAAGGTGGTCAAGAAGGGGGATATGGCGTCGCTGATATCCTATCAGGAAGGGTCTCTCCCTCTGGCCGGCTCAGCATGTCCATTACCAAAGAAGTAGAAGATAATCCGGCTCACAATAACTTTGGTAGCCTGGAAAGAAATATCTACGAAGAAGATATCTATGTAGGGTATCGGTATTATGAAACATTCGATAAAGATGTGATTCGCTATCCTTTTGGGTATGGCTTATCATATACAGATTTTTCCATAAACGATTTTTCTTTTGATGTGAATCAAAAAACTGTCCTTGCAAAGTGCAAAGTTCATAATATCGGGGAGGCTCCTTCCAAAGAGGTTGTTCAAATTTATTGTGAAGCTCCTCAGGGACGTTTAGGTAAACCAGCCAAGGTCCTGGTCGATTTTGGTAAAACAGAAATCATTCCTGTCAATGGATCTGTTGATATGGAGTTTTCTATTCCCTTTGATCGTTTTGCTTCCTATGATGAGAAGACCTCAGCCTATGTTCTCGAAGAAGGCAGGTACCGCTTTTATGTAGGCTCTCATATCCGGGCAACAGAATTAATAGGAGAATGGACGAGTCCTTATACGGTTGTTGAACAATGGGAAGAAGCCTGTGCCCCTGTTGTTGCTTTTGATAGACTTAAAGCAATAAGTAAGAATGGCGTCCTTACTCCTGTTAAAGAAGCAACCCCCTTAAGAAAGGTTAATCTTGATGAGCGTATTTCTTCTCAAAGACCAGAGGAACTGGAGTACCTGGGTAATAAAAACAACAGCTTAACCGATGTACTGAATCATAAAATTGGATTGGATCAATTCATTCAGCAACTCAGTGATGAGGATTTAGCTTGTCTTGTGAGAGGAGAAGGGATGTGCAGCCCCAAAGCCACTCCCGGAGTGGCCAGTGCTTTTGGTGGTCTCACTAAGGGATTGCGGGAAAAGGGAATTCCTGTTGCCTGTACGGCAGATGGACCTTCCGGTATCCGAATGGATTGTGGGACGAAAGCCTTTAGTTTGCCTAATGGAACCCTTATAGGTTGTACCTTTAATGAACGACTCTTAGAAGAATTATTTGAAATGCTAGGTAAGGAATTACGTAGAAATAAAATTGATACTATCTTAGGTCCTGGATTGAATATTCATCGTCATGTATTAAATGGTCGTAACTTTGAGTATTTCTCTGAAGATCCTCTGCTAACAGGGCGCTTAGCCTCTGCTGAATTAAGAGGTCTTCATAAGTCTCAAGTGACTGGTACCATTAAGCACTTTGTCGCTAATAATCAGGAAGCAGGCCGACAAACAGCTGATTCTGTGGTATCAGAAAGAGCTTTACGTGAGATTTACCTTAAGGGATTTGAAATCGCTGTCAGGGAAGGGCAGGCCCGTTCTGTTATGACTTCCTATGGACCTGTCAATGGTATCTGGACAGCTAGTAACTATGATTTATGTACGCAAATTCTCAGAAAAGAATGGGGTTTTAAGGGCATTGTCATGACAGATTGGTGGGCGGCTTTGAACTTTGAAGGTGAACCGGCTTCCCGCTCCAATAGTGCCGCCATGGTGAGAGCTCAAAATGATTTATATATGTGCGTCAATGATGCTGAGTCTAATTCCGGTGGTGACAATACGATCAGTATGCTTGAGGAAGGAGTTATTACACGATCTGAGCTTCAGAGAAATGCTAGAAACATCCTTGGATTTATCCTTAATTCCTTGTCTATGCTTCACTATACAAATGCTATTTCCAAGGAAGAATTAGAAGGTCTTAATAGCGAAGAAGATGATGAATTTGATCCTTCCTCTTTAGAATATCACTATGGTGAAGGTCCTGAATTGATCGTCGATGCTTCTGTAATATCAACAAACAAGGGGCAGCATGAACTGTTTGGTATTTGTTTAGCCATTAATGGTACCTATGATCTGGTAGTTAGATATAAGTCAGATTTGACCGAATTAGCTCAATTACCTATAAGTCTGTACATTGATAATGTCAATAAAGGAACTATTAGTCTTAATGGGACTCAAGGTGAGTGGAAGGAAGCCGTACATCATATTGGGCATTTGTTTGGACCTAATCACTTTATTAAGCTGTATTTTGGAGTCACAGGTCTGAAGTTAGATAATCTTAAATTTCAATTGGTTGAAGAAACAAAACCTTTTGGTTAA
- a CDS encoding amino acid permease, translating to MKLKRELGALEVFAIASGSMISSGLFVLPAMAYSKAGPSVFLAYLAAAFFILPALVTKAELATAMPKSGGDYFYIQRSLGPLFGTFAGLSTWLSIGLKSAFALVGIGVFLEPLLPGLGSYGVKIIAVIFTIVFILINIFSVKHSGRFQVYFVIGLLIIIGIYLIGGLPKIDVHNFVPFTKGPIFSFWQTAGLIFISYGGLTKVAAIAEEIKDPGRNIPLGMFSSYIVVSTLYVLSVFVTVGVMKSNVLSSSLTPLSDGAAVFLGKPGWIILSIAAMMAFITTANAGLMSASRSPLAMSEDHLIPGVFGRISIKYQTPVVSIITTGVFMILLIVGLDMEKLVKAASTMMLLLFLFGCIAVIVMRESKLPSYRPLFKIPLYPLVPILGIIIYSLLILAMGLIPLLITGAFLVVTLVWYFLYSKSRSAKDSAIIHMVEMASSQELQTESLSKELMGILRERDGIVEDRFDELIHEAKVIDYGDFMSKDEMFNTLSLALAEKHNMGEDKIKELFLAREGQSTTMITKGLAIPHIILPGENEFEIVVLRSIKGILFDEGAEPVHMVFALAGSENERNFHLQALMAIAQIVQNEGFTTNWLRARNSQELRQLILLAERLRRGNV from the coding sequence TTGAAACTCAAACGTGAATTAGGTGCATTAGAAGTTTTTGCTATAGCCTCAGGGTCGATGATCTCTTCTGGGCTCTTTGTCCTACCTGCCATGGCTTATAGTAAAGCTGGACCTTCTGTTTTTCTTGCTTATTTGGCAGCCGCCTTTTTTATTCTCCCTGCCTTAGTTACTAAAGCAGAATTAGCAACGGCTATGCCCAAATCAGGTGGAGACTACTTTTATATCCAAAGGAGTTTAGGTCCTTTGTTTGGTACTTTTGCAGGTTTATCTACCTGGTTATCTATAGGTTTGAAAAGTGCCTTTGCTTTAGTGGGGATAGGTGTTTTTCTTGAACCATTATTACCAGGACTAGGTTCTTATGGGGTTAAGATCATTGCCGTTATTTTTACAATAGTCTTTATTTTGATCAATATATTCAGTGTTAAGCATTCAGGACGGTTTCAAGTTTATTTTGTTATTGGATTATTGATAATTATTGGTATCTATCTAATAGGCGGATTACCAAAGATAGATGTACATAATTTTGTCCCTTTCACTAAGGGGCCTATCTTTAGTTTTTGGCAGACTGCAGGTTTGATATTTATTTCCTATGGAGGCTTAACAAAGGTTGCCGCCATTGCTGAAGAGATTAAGGATCCGGGCAGGAATATTCCCCTCGGGATGTTCTCCTCCTATATTGTTGTGTCTACATTATATGTTCTATCTGTATTCGTCACTGTCGGTGTTATGAAGTCAAATGTTTTAAGTTCCTCCCTTACTCCATTGAGTGATGGTGCGGCCGTTTTCTTGGGAAAGCCAGGATGGATCATTCTATCAATAGCCGCAATGATGGCTTTTATTACTACAGCTAATGCTGGTCTTATGTCTGCATCGAGAAGTCCTTTAGCTATGTCAGAAGATCACCTCATTCCAGGTGTCTTTGGGCGAATATCCATTAAGTATCAAACTCCTGTTGTTAGCATTATTACTACAGGAGTCTTTATGATACTTCTGATTGTAGGTCTGGATATGGAAAAATTAGTAAAAGCAGCCTCAACGATGATGCTACTTCTCTTCTTATTCGGTTGTATTGCTGTCATAGTTATGCGTGAAAGCAAACTTCCTTCATATAGACCTTTATTCAAGATTCCCCTTTATCCTTTGGTCCCTATTCTGGGAATTATTATCTATAGTCTGCTTATATTGGCCATGGGACTCATCCCTCTCCTTATAACGGGAGCTTTTCTTGTGGTTACACTGGTCTGGTATTTCCTATATTCCAAGTCCAGATCAGCCAAAGACTCAGCTATTATTCATATGGTTGAGATGGCCAGTAGTCAGGAGTTGCAAACAGAGTCTTTGTCAAAGGAATTAATGGGGATCCTTCGTGAAAGAGATGGTATTGTGGAAGACCGTTTTGATGAGTTGATACATGAAGCAAAAGTCATCGATTATGGGGACTTTATGTCCAAAGATGAGATGTTTAATACCTTATCCTTAGCTCTGGCAGAAAAGCACAATATGGGAGAGGATAAAATTAAAGAGCTTTTTCTTGCGAGAGAAGGGCAATCGACTACAATGATTACTAAAGGTTTGGCAATACCTCATATCATCCTCCCGGGAGAAAATGAGTTTGAAATCGTAGTTCTCCGTTCTATTAAAGGTATTCTCTTCGATGAAGGTGCCGAACCTGTTCATATGGTTTTTGCTTTAGCAGGCTCTGAAAATGAACGGAATTTCCATCTTCAGGCATTAATGGCTATTGCCCAGATTGTTCAGAATGAAGGTTTTACCACCAATTGGTTAAGAGCCAGAAATTCTCAAGAGCTCCGGCAATTAATCCTTTTGGCAGAGCGTTTAAGACGGGGCAATGTTTAA
- the pth gene encoding aminoacyl-tRNA hydrolase, with protein MVIYLLGNYGKEFDNTRHNVAKQIKDFLPLNTEWENKFSAQYQKIIHKGTPHWLIESKGYMNLSGEPIQKFLAFYKIEPQELLVVHDDLELSLGQCRYQIGGGLAGHKGLRSIKQMLGTNQFNRMRIGIGRPQHGSVSSYVLGKFTEEEQITLSQCLPSCTTTVLSKL; from the coding sequence ATGGTTATATATCTATTAGGCAACTATGGAAAAGAATTTGATAACACAAGACATAATGTGGCAAAACAAATCAAGGATTTTCTTCCCTTAAATACAGAATGGGAAAACAAATTCTCAGCTCAATATCAGAAGATTATTCATAAGGGGACCCCTCATTGGCTTATAGAATCCAAGGGGTATATGAATTTATCCGGAGAACCGATTCAAAAGTTCCTTGCTTTTTACAAAATAGAACCTCAAGAACTATTGGTCGTACACGATGATCTAGAATTGTCACTCGGTCAATGCCGCTATCAAATAGGGGGAGGATTGGCAGGACATAAGGGACTGCGTTCTATAAAACAGATGTTAGGAACCAATCAATTCAATAGGATGCGGATAGGAATTGGAAGACCACAACATGGGAGTGTATCTTCTTATGTATTAGGAAAATTCACAGAAGAGGAGCAAATCACTTTATCCCAGTGTCTACCAAGCTGTACTACAACAGTTCTAAGTAAGCTTTAG
- the queG gene encoding tRNA epoxyqueuosine(34) reductase QueG, with amino-acid sequence MVNRIDFEIIKKKANALGLEYMGAIPADPDGDKEELYKQWIQKGYHGDMAYLAQHASMKYHPQNILEGAKSLFFVGLNYYQKPQPIVEGEGKVALYAWGRDYHKVLGKALTKLVKELGLEYPGESFRKFTDSGPLDERYYAAKANLGYVGRHTLLISRSLGSYFFIGEILSTIEIETSKPVGDHGSCPSGCFRCIQSCPTGALSKEGVMNSNLCISYLTIEYSGYIDDSLWPLMGSWIFGCDLCQTCCPHNLRARPTEVEDFLTWKAGPSFPLDKLFKMDRDEFLKYGGSPIMRAGLPQLQRNGCIAAVNQKRTDLLPLIEALISSDHVVLGQTAKKACQLLGKLVNN; translated from the coding sequence ATGGTAAATCGTATAGATTTTGAAATCATTAAGAAAAAAGCCAATGCCCTGGGATTAGAGTATATGGGTGCGATTCCAGCAGATCCTGATGGTGATAAAGAAGAACTGTATAAGCAGTGGATTCAGAAAGGGTATCATGGTGATATGGCTTATCTAGCTCAACATGCCTCTATGAAATACCATCCCCAGAATATCCTGGAAGGGGCTAAAAGCCTTTTCTTCGTAGGACTCAATTATTATCAAAAGCCTCAACCTATTGTAGAAGGGGAAGGTAAGGTTGCTTTATACGCATGGGGCAGAGATTATCATAAGGTGCTAGGTAAAGCCTTAACAAAGTTAGTGAAAGAACTGGGCCTTGAGTATCCTGGAGAAAGTTTTAGGAAATTCACTGATTCAGGACCTCTTGATGAACGTTATTATGCTGCTAAAGCTAATTTGGGTTATGTAGGTCGTCATACCTTATTAATATCCCGATCCCTGGGGAGTTATTTTTTTATTGGGGAAATCCTATCAACCATAGAAATTGAAACATCTAAACCTGTTGGTGATCATGGAAGTTGTCCTTCGGGTTGTTTCCGTTGTATTCAATCCTGTCCCACAGGGGCCTTATCCAAAGAAGGGGTAATGAATAGTAACTTGTGTATTAGCTATTTGACCATTGAATACTCCGGCTATATTGACGATTCCTTATGGCCCCTTATGGGAAGCTGGATATTTGGTTGTGATTTATGTCAGACTTGCTGTCCTCATAATCTGCGAGCCCGTCCTACTGAGGTTGAAGATTTTTTAACATGGAAAGCGGGACCATCATTCCCTCTGGATAAACTTTTTAAGATGGATCGTGATGAGTTCTTGAAATATGGAGGATCTCCTATTATGAGAGCAGGTCTACCACAGTTACAGAGGAATGGCTGTATTGCTGCTGTGAACCAGAAACGCACTGATCTTCTCCCTTTAATAGAGGCTCTAATCTCTTCTGATCACGTCGTTCTGGGACAAACTGCTAAAAAAGCCTGCCAATTATTAGGTAAATTAGTGAATAATTAA
- a CDS encoding uracil-DNA glycosylase family protein: MSKPDFHLLTQTLNAELSQLTFSQPVHTVLNPLTYAGDPYLKYIDRYLQSPRKIIYSGMNPGPYGMGQIGIPFGDIESVKNWLRIEGKVFQPLYAHPAKPILGFDSTRREVSGKRFWGLMKELYGTADDFFANNFVHNYCPLLFLDEKGRNITPDKLKKKEKDQLFPLCDKYYLDMLAWMNPEYCIGIGKFSLSYLERIIPKLPSNKVKLINIPHPSPANPRANKFWREDTLLILKQEGLIPH; encoded by the coding sequence ATGAGCAAACCAGACTTCCACTTATTAACACAGACACTCAATGCAGAACTATCTCAACTGACTTTCAGCCAACCTGTTCACACAGTCCTTAATCCTCTGACCTATGCAGGAGATCCTTATCTTAAATATATAGATAGGTATCTACAATCCCCTAGGAAAATAATCTACAGTGGGATGAATCCCGGTCCTTACGGTATGGGGCAGATTGGAATTCCCTTTGGAGATATTGAATCAGTTAAAAACTGGCTAAGAATAGAGGGGAAAGTCTTTCAACCTTTATACGCTCATCCTGCTAAACCCATACTGGGATTTGATTCAACCAGGCGGGAAGTAAGCGGCAAACGTTTCTGGGGACTAATGAAGGAACTCTATGGAACAGCAGATGATTTTTTTGCGAATAACTTTGTTCATAATTACTGTCCCCTCTTATTCCTGGATGAAAAGGGTCGAAATATCACACCTGACAAACTCAAAAAAAAGGAGAAAGACCAACTCTTTCCCCTATGTGATAAATATTATCTGGACATGCTCGCTTGGATGAACCCTGAATATTGCATTGGGATTGGGAAGTTCAGCTTATCCTATCTGGAACGAATCATTCCCAAACTCCCCTCTAATAAAGTAAAGCTTATCAATATTCCTCATCCCAGTCCTGCAAACCCAAGAGCTAATAAATTCTGGCGTGAAGATACTCTTCTCATTTTGAAACAAGAAGGTTTAATTCCCCATTAA
- a CDS encoding phospho-sugar mutase has product MDNQKIVELAQEYIAKENHPFFKKEVEELLKKEDYPELNERFYTSLSFGTGGLRGPIGGGSNRMNPLVVRKATQGLANYVNKAVPQSPSAVIAYDSRNYSDLFALEAALVLCSSGIKTYLFTELRPTPELSFALRELKASTGIVVTASHNPAAYNGYKVYWSDGAQIVPPHDKGIIEEVRNVSSLPKILTKEEAEEKGLLVWIDKELDDKYKAQLKKEVIRPELIKELGKDLKVAYTPLHGTGGTMVPSVLADLGIEVNMVPEQAEPNGDFPTVEFPNPEEASALKMVLDLGKKIGAHLVMGTDPDSDRLGIAIPEGEDYRLVTGNQLGALLADYVFSGIKERGDYPEHPAFVNTIVTSDFQRKIAESYGATHFQTLTGFKYIGEKIKQFEEKGDYQFLFGGEESYGYLVGTAVRDKDAVVAAMMTAEMTLYHKSQGKSLLDRLKELWSEHGYYKEILLTHTFQGQAGLEDRERLMETLRTKTPSTLGGIAIDKVKDYLTGETIMDGKALRNIDLPESNVLQFLLKDGSIVTARPSGTEPKIKFYGSCCTDISSTLEQAEAEVGKKIEAIQQDLKSFLP; this is encoded by the coding sequence CTATACTTCCCTTAGTTTTGGCACAGGTGGATTGCGGGGCCCCATTGGTGGTGGTTCTAACCGTATGAATCCCTTGGTTGTTCGTAAAGCCACCCAGGGGTTGGCTAATTATGTCAATAAAGCTGTTCCTCAGAGTCCTTCTGCTGTCATTGCCTATGATTCCCGTAATTATAGTGATCTCTTTGCTCTGGAAGCTGCTTTGGTTTTATGTTCTAGTGGTATAAAGACTTATTTGTTTACTGAGTTAAGACCTACCCCGGAATTATCCTTTGCCTTGAGGGAACTGAAAGCCTCTACGGGTATTGTTGTCACCGCTAGTCATAATCCAGCTGCTTATAATGGTTATAAAGTTTATTGGTCCGATGGTGCCCAAATTGTTCCTCCCCATGATAAAGGCATCATTGAAGAAGTCCGTAATGTAAGCTCTCTTCCCAAGATACTAACGAAAGAAGAAGCAGAGGAGAAAGGTCTTCTTGTTTGGATAGACAAAGAATTGGATGACAAGTATAAGGCTCAACTTAAAAAAGAAGTGATTCGTCCTGAGTTAATCAAGGAATTAGGTAAGGACTTAAAAGTTGCTTATACCCCTCTTCACGGAACAGGGGGGACCATGGTTCCCTCCGTATTGGCTGATTTGGGAATAGAGGTAAATATGGTTCCAGAACAAGCTGAGCCTAATGGTGATTTCCCCACTGTTGAATTCCCTAATCCAGAAGAGGCCAGTGCTCTTAAGATGGTTCTTGATTTAGGTAAGAAAATAGGAGCACATCTTGTGATGGGAACTGATCCAGACTCGGATCGATTAGGCATTGCTATTCCTGAGGGAGAGGACTATCGTCTGGTGACAGGTAACCAGCTTGGGGCCTTATTGGCGGATTATGTCTTCTCTGGCATTAAAGAAAGGGGGGATTATCCTGAGCATCCAGCCTTTGTTAATACGATTGTAACTTCTGATTTCCAACGAAAGATTGCTGAAAGCTATGGCGCTACCCATTTTCAAACTTTGACCGGGTTCAAATACATAGGGGAAAAAATTAAGCAATTTGAAGAGAAAGGAGACTACCAGTTTCTTTTTGGTGGGGAAGAAAGCTATGGATACCTTGTTGGTACTGCTGTGAGGGATAAAGACGCTGTTGTTGCTGCCATGATGACTGCGGAGATGACCTTATACCATAAGTCACAAGGGAAATCCTTACTGGACCGGTTAAAAGAACTATGGTCAGAACATGGTTATTACAAAGAAATTCTTCTCACCCATACCTTTCAAGGCCAAGCAGGTTTAGAAGATAGAGAAAGGCTAATGGAAACCTTGAGAACAAAAACACCCAGCACCTTAGGTGGAATCGCCATTGATAAGGTAAAGGACTATCTTACAGGAGAGACTATTATGGATGGGAAAGCTCTTCGTAATATTGATCTTCCTGAATCTAATGTTCTCCAATTCCTATTAAAGGATGGCTCTATTGTGACAGCACGTCCCAGTGGTACTGAACCTAAGATCAAATTCTATGGGAGTTGTTGTACAGATATAAGTTCTACTTTAGAACAGGCAGAAGCAGAAGTGGGCAAAAAAATAGAAGCCATACAGCAGGATCTTAAAAGTTTTCTTCCTTAA